In the Malassezia vespertilionis chromosome 3, complete sequence genome, one interval contains:
- a CDS encoding uncharacterized protein (EggNog:ENOG503NWWI; COG:M; COG:O; COG:T), with protein MSAESMSSHDYDTGFTHASPQLTDPNLFASSSADAASHYAPAPMSYPLSPSPSHILSSAPSGMSSPMSPRRRTRDSPVQQSLPYTKEFVDEYRKRMKADPDPEAQFAFAMYLIDAAKRVADPRDTSKQARKYRDALLSDSLRLIKRLATAGLVPGKPPFADAQFYLANCFGHGSLGLPVDHTRAYHLYVQASKQNHPAATYRTAVCNEVGAGTKRNYQRGVLFYRKAASLGDTAGMYKLAMILLYGQLDVPPNKREAIVWLRRAAEQADEDNPHALHELALLHETPACSIVPHDEAYARDLYTQAAQLEYAPSQFRLGEAYASGTLACPIDPRTSISWHTKAANHGDGNAELALSGWYLTGADGVLQQSDAEAYLWARRAANKGVAKAEYAVGYYAETGIGTRQDMEEAKRWYARAAAQGHDRAQQHLHNLRSTGGKSKDSDCVVM; from the coding sequence ATGAGCGCAGAAAGCATGTCCAGCCATGACTACGATACCGGCTTCACGCACGCCTCTCCCCAGCTCACAGACCCGAACCTGTTTGCATCCTCAAGCGCGGACGCTGCCTCCCACTATGCCCCAGCGCCCATGAGCTACCCGCTAAGTCCGTCCCCGTCGCACATTTTATCTTCGGCACCAAGTGGCATGAGCTCTCCTATGAgcccgcggcgccgcacacgcgaTTCGCCGGTGCAGCAGTCGCTGCCGTACACAAAAGAGTTTGTCGACGAGTACCGCAAGCGAATGAAGGCCGATCCCGATCCCGAAGCGCAGTTTGCATTTGCCATGTACCTCATCGATGCTGCGAAACGCGTCGCGGATCCGCGCGATACGTCGAAAcaggcgcgcaagtaccgtgacgcgctgctttccGATAGTTTGCGCCTCatcaagcgcctcgcgaCTGCAGGACTTGTGCCGGGAAAGCCCCCCTTTGCAGATGCACAGTTTTACCTGGCAAACTGTTTTGGCCACGGCTCACTGGGCCTTCCTGTGGACCATACGAGAGCGTACCATCTCTACGTGCAGGCCTCGAAACAAAACCATCCCGCAGCGACGTACCGTACCGCGGTGTGCAACGAAGTCGGCGCTGGAACAAAACGCAACTACCAGCGCGGTGTGCTGTTTTACCGAAAAGCCGCGTCGCTAGGGGACACTGCGGGCATGTACAAGCTCGCAATGATTCTGCTGTATGGCCAGCTCGACGTTCCGCCTAATAAGCGCGAGGCGATTGTGTGgctccggcgcgctgccgagcaggCCGACGAAGACAACCCACACGCACTCCACGAGCTTGCTTTGCTCCACGAGACGCCCGCATGCAGTATTGTGCCGCACGACGAAGCatacgcgcgcgatttgtatacccaagcagcgcagctcgaGTACGCCCCCAGCCAGTTCCGCCTCGGCGAGGCGTATGCGAGTGGAACTCTGGCGTGCCCAATCGATCCACGAACGAGCATTAGCTGGCACACCAAGGCTGCGAATCATGGCGACGGAAATGCCGAGCTGGCACTCAGTGGATGGTATTTGACCGGCGCCGATGGCGTTTTGCAGCAGTCTGACGCCGAGGCGTACTTGtgggcgcgccgtgccgcgaaTAAAGGCGTGGCAAAAGCCGAGTACGCGGTCGGGTACTATGCAGAAACGGGCATCGGTACACGCCAGGATATGGAAGAGGCAAAAAGGTGgtatgcacgcgctgctgcacaaggacacgatcgtgcgcagcagcattTGCACAACCTGCGCAGTACGGGCGGGAAGAGCAAGGACTCCGACTGTGTCGTGATGTGA
- a CDS encoding uncharacterized protein (EggNog:ENOG503P975) has product MGVKVLYSLDRSPQHTMIARVQRRIPVRLAACAYGSVPQVVQLGRVMLKTCLGAICDASPDLVLDTEHDYIVYVVDPDESQHVAQRSPSRTHTYRSGQEQSPNKSYRATQVLVGKGYFSGALEEPGDGTSSVTGRVRAETKQHYGAFSSDEEDAGVAEVLEVVLRLKEAPRRAKQWPHTPMDAPSTSAVPQTTHAQLLPVLQALQTRHEQPSAEQREQLMRMLHMLAGATQHGAQGQDASSPPQRAPPRPLRESRTERVCYNCGTESCKTWRMLVLPPGVPVHYPASERPPTDAVSLPWIPKFSGLSKALADGATRWQACNACGLYFTKYGTSRPDHVFGARPPPRAKKAKLGRTLSAVANRDAKRLQRQGPLHELDPNLSVSSPLRMGRAAQDTKSHSSPTSTYGAPSYLLQSSPATVMNTLLSEADMDFVEMHRANFLSRAPASSPPRRSPRKRPHGRNGTVNPYATRECDAPRSDSAVPSTREACIARSASSPSPSRKRALGPFMGIEEDAFGCPQSPSVGRTIARAQRAEKLAEKRAAAQTPTRAAQDWSPPSPSLALAPAEPAALDEHADTWPTKDVFGEHNGAWLNPHALAAWDASQAAQVAKHAQTDERAVARRKPLPATVEDGSSSRSASPSSTYEGEDVDNLVDLLEDPYGILAASGIGMPNVVGQDGNTFALSTGRSGGLSIDAFNGIEVYQAPAFAEQLREFTRSGGLGVAAHTGIPNAPAPYVETIGDRAEAQMPQNGGDLENFLEDPSVQAMLADLQASAAPTPSMSDVASLPCGT; this is encoded by the exons ATGGGAG TCAAAGTGCTCTACTCGCTGGATCGCAGTCCACAGCATACTATgattgcgcgcgtccagcgccggATCCCTGTGCGTTtggcagcgtgcgcataTGGCAGCGTTCCGCAGGTGGTCCAGCTGGGCCGCGTTATGCTCAAGACATGTCTCGGCGCGATATGCGACGCGAGTCCCGACCTCGTCCTCGATACCGAACACGACTACATCGTCTATGTCGTCGACCCCGACGAGTCGCAGcatgttgcgcagcgctcgccatCGCGCACTCACACATACCGCTCCGGCCAGGAGCAGAGTCCAAACAAGTCGTACCGCGCTACGCAAGTTCTTGTCGGCAAAGGATACTTTAGCGGCGCACTCGAGGAGCCCGGCGACGGCACTTCGAGCGTCACGgggcgtgtgcgtgcagagaCAAAGCAGCACTATGGCGCATTTAGCTCCGATGAGGAGGACGCGGGTGTGGCGGAAGTGCTCGAAGTTGTGCTTCGCTTAAaggaagcgccgcgccgcgcaaaacaatggccgcacacgcccatggacgcgccaagcacctcggctgtgccgcaaaccacacacgcgcagctcctcccAGTGctccaggcgctgcaaacgcgccaCGAGCAGCCGAgtgccgagcagcgtgAGCAGCTgatgcgcatgctgcatATGCTCGCAGGCGCCAcacagcacggcgcgcagggCCAAGAcgcaagctcgccgccgcagcgcgcgccgccgcgtcctCTTCGCGAAtcgcgcacagagcgcgTGTGCTACAATTGCGGCACGGAATCGTGCAAAACGTGGCGCATGCTCGTCCTTCCCCCTGGCGTTCCTGTACACTATCCAGCGAGCGAGCGCCCGCCGACGGATGCCGTGTCGCTGCCTTGGATCCCCAAGTTCAGCGGGCTTTCCAAGGCACTTGCCgatggcgcgacgcggtgGCAGgcgtgcaatgcgtgcGGTCTCTACTTTACCAAGTACGGCACGTCGCGCCCGGACCACGTCTTTGGCGCCCGtcctccgccgcgcgcgaaaaaagccAAGCTCGGGCGCACGCTCAGTGCGGTGGCAAACCGCGACGCGAAGCGCCTCCAGCGCCAAGGGCCGCTGCACGAGCTGGATCCCAATCTGTCAGTGTCCAgtccgctgcgcatgggacgcgccgcgcaggacACCAAGTCGCATTCGAGTCCCACAAGCAcgtacggcgcgccttcCTATCTCCTTCAGTCTTCGCCAGCGACGGTGATGAACACGCTCCTCAGCGAAGCCGACATGGACTTTGTGGagatgcaccgcgcgaaTTTCCTGTCGCGTGCGCCCGCCTCCAGTccaccgcgccgcagcccacGAAAGCGCCCCCACGGACGGAACGGCACCGTGAATCCGtacgcgacgcgcgaatgcgacgcgccgcgcagtgaTTCGgccgtgccgagcacgcgcgAAGCTTGCATAGCGCGCTCCGCCAgctcgccgtcgcccagccgcaagcgcgcgctggggCCGTTTATGGGGATCGAAGAGGACGCGTTTGGATGTCCACAGAGCCCGAGTGTGGGCCGCACcattgcgcgtgcacagcgcgccgaaaagCTCGCAgagaagcgcgccgcggcgcaaactccgacgcgcgctgcgcaagactGGTCGCCGCCCTCGCCAAGCCTCGCACTGGCGCCTGCAGAGCcggccgcgctcgacgagcacgCAGATACATGGCCGACCAAAGACGTGTTTGGGGAGCACAACGGCGCCTGGCTCAAcccgcacgcgctcgccgcatgggacgcgagccaagcagcgcaagtggcCAAGCATGCACAGACGGACGAGCGTGCCGTTGCTCGACGCAAGCCTCTGCCTGCGACCGTAGAAGATGggtcgtcgtcgcgcagtgcgtcgccgtcgtcgaCGTACGAGGGCGAGGATGTGGACAATCTGGTGGATTTGCTCGAGGACCCGTATGGGATCCTTGCCGCCTCGGGGATTGGCATGCCGAATGTCGTGGGCCAGGACGGAAATACGTTTGCACTCAGCACGGGCCGCTCGGGTGGGCTCAGTATCGATGCATTTAATGGGATCGAGGTGTACCAAGCGCCGGCGTTTGCAGAGCAGCTGCGGGAATTTACCCGGAGCGGTGGCTTGggcgttgcggcgcatacggGGATTCCCAacgcgcccgcgccgtACGTGGAAACGATTGGTGATCGTGCAGAGGCGCAAATGCCGCAGAATGGAGGAGACTTGGAGAATTTCTTGGAGGATCCGTCGGTACAGGCTATGCTGGCGGACTTGCAAGCGTCTGCGGCACCGACGCCGAGTATGAGCGATGTTGCATCGCTGCCGTGCGGCACGTAG